The following proteins are encoded in a genomic region of Brachypodium distachyon strain Bd21 chromosome 1, Brachypodium_distachyon_v3.0, whole genome shotgun sequence:
- the LOC100824836 gene encoding probable pre-mRNA-splicing factor ATP-dependent RNA helicase DEAH2 isoform X3, whose translation MGTERKRKVSLFDVVDETSVSAKLGRAGVNGAAAAANPSINKWNGRPYSARYLEILEKRRTLPVWQQKEEFLRALRDNQTLILVGETGSGKTTQIPQFVLEAEGLSNRSMVACTQPRRVAAMSVSRRVAEEMDVTIGEEVGYSIRFEDCSSHKTVLKYLTDGMLLREAMADPLLERYKVIVLDEAHERTLATDVLFGLLKEVLKNRPDLKLVVMSATLEAEKFQGYFSSAPLMKVPGRLHPVEIFYTQEPERDYLEAAIRTVVQIHMCEPAGDILVFLTGEEEIEDACRKINKEVNNMGDQVGPVKVVPLYSTLPPAMQQKIFEPAPAPLKEGGPPGRKIVVSTNIAETSLTIDGIVYVIDPGFSKQKVYNPRIRVESLLVSPISKASAHQRAGRAGRTQPGKCFRLYTEKSFNDDLHPQTYPEILRSNLANTVLTLKKLGIDDLVHFDFMDPPAPETLMRALEVLNYLGALDDEGNLTSLGEMMSEFPLDPQMSKMLVISPRYNCSNEILSISAMLSDSCCMFSYSDKANGIVSPLCIC comes from the exons atggggaCGGAGCGGAAGCGCAAGGTGAGCCTCTTCGACGTGGTCGACGAGACATCCGTATCCGCCAAGCtcggccgcgccggcgtcaacggcgccgccgccgcggctaaCCCGTCCATCAACAAGTGGAACGGGCGGCCCTACTCGGCGCGGTACCTAGAGATCCTCGAGAAGCGCCGcacgctccccgtgtggcagCAGAAGGAAGAGTTTCTCCGCGCCCTCCGCGACAATCAGACCCTCATCCTCGTCGGAGAAACCGGAAGTGGCAAGACCACTCAG ATCCCCCAATTTGTGCTCGAGGCTGAAGGTTTGAGCAACCGCTCTATGGTTGCCTGCACCCAGCCTCGGAGGGTTGCTGCGATGTCGGTCTCTCGGCGCGTTGCAGAGGAGATGGATGTTACAATCGGGGAGGAAGTTGGTTACAGTATCCGATTTGAAGATTGCAGCAGTCACAAAACTGTTCTCAA ATATTTGACAGATGGTATGCTTCTGAGAGAAGCAATGGCAGACCCACTTTTAGAGAGGTACAAGGTGATTGTTCTTGATGAGGCCCATGAGCGCACGTTGGCAACCGATGTTCTGTTTGGGCTTCTGAAGGAAGTTCTGAAGAATAGGCCTGACTTGAAGCTTGTTGTTATGAGTGCAACGCTTGAGGCAGAGAAATTTCAGGGTTATTTCAGTAGTGCTCCGTTGATGAAGGTTCCTGGTAGACTTCATCCGGTTGAGATTTTCTATACGCAGGAACCAGAAAGGGACTATCTAGAAGCTGCTATCAGGACTGTTGTGCAGATACATATGTGTGAACCTGCTGGCGATATCCTTGTATTCCTTACAGGTGAAGAAGAGATTGAGGATGCCTGTCGGAAAATTAATAAGGAAGTTAATAACATGGGAGATCAGGTCGGCCCAGTTAAAGTCGTGCCATTGTACTCTACTCTACCCCCTGCAATGCAGCAGAAGATTTTTGAACCTGCTCCAGCTCCATTGAAAGAGGGGGGTCCTCCTGGAAGGAAAATTGTTGTGTCAACAAACATAGCAGAGACATCGCTGACCATCGATGGTATAGTGTATGTGATAGATCCAGGGTTTTCCAAACAGAAGGTTTACAATCCAAGGATAAGGGTGGAATCACTTCTGGTGTCTCCAATTTCAAAGGCAAGTGCACATCAGAGAGCTGGTCGTGCTGGAAGAACACAGCCAGGGAAGTGCTTCAGGTTATACACAGAGAAGAGTTTCAATGATGATTTACACCCGCAGACTTACCCAGAAATTCTTCGTTCAAACCTAGCAAATACGGTTCTTACTTTGAAGAAGCTTGGGATTGATGATTTAGTGCATTTTGACTTCATGGATCCTCCTGCACCGGAAACTCTCATGAGAGCCTTGGAGGTTCTGAACTACTTGGGGGCACTCGATGATGAAGGCAACCTGACATCTTTAGGTGAAATGATGAGTGAGTTCCCCTTAGATCCACAAATGTCAAAGATGCTTGTCATCAGTCCAAGATACAACTGTTCAAATGAGATTCTCTCGATATCTGCCATGCTGTCAG ATAGTTGCTGTATGTTCAGTTATTCTGACAAAGCAAATGGTATCGTCTCGCCTCTTTGCATCTGCTGA
- the LOC100824836 gene encoding probable pre-mRNA-splicing factor ATP-dependent RNA helicase DEAH2 isoform X1 yields MGTERKRKVSLFDVVDETSVSAKLGRAGVNGAAAAANPSINKWNGRPYSARYLEILEKRRTLPVWQQKEEFLRALRDNQTLILVGETGSGKTTQIPQFVLEAEGLSNRSMVACTQPRRVAAMSVSRRVAEEMDVTIGEEVGYSIRFEDCSSHKTVLKYLTDGMLLREAMADPLLERYKVIVLDEAHERTLATDVLFGLLKEVLKNRPDLKLVVMSATLEAEKFQGYFSSAPLMKVPGRLHPVEIFYTQEPERDYLEAAIRTVVQIHMCEPAGDILVFLTGEEEIEDACRKINKEVNNMGDQVGPVKVVPLYSTLPPAMQQKIFEPAPAPLKEGGPPGRKIVVSTNIAETSLTIDGIVYVIDPGFSKQKVYNPRIRVESLLVSPISKASAHQRAGRAGRTQPGKCFRLYTEKSFNDDLHPQTYPEILRSNLANTVLTLKKLGIDDLVHFDFMDPPAPETLMRALEVLNYLGALDDEGNLTSLGEMMSEFPLDPQMSKMLVISPRYNCSNEILSISAMLSVPNCFLRPREAQKAADEAKARFGHIDGDHLTLLNVYHAYKQNNEDPTWCYENFVNARAMKNADNVRQQLVRIMTRFNLRMCSTDFNSREYYVNIRKAMLSGYFMQVAHLERTGHYLTVKDNQVVHLHPSNCMDHKPEWVIYNEYVLTTRNFIRTVTDIRGEWLIDIAPQYYDLTNFPTCEAKRVLERLHNKRERERAASRN; encoded by the exons atggggaCGGAGCGGAAGCGCAAGGTGAGCCTCTTCGACGTGGTCGACGAGACATCCGTATCCGCCAAGCtcggccgcgccggcgtcaacggcgccgccgccgcggctaaCCCGTCCATCAACAAGTGGAACGGGCGGCCCTACTCGGCGCGGTACCTAGAGATCCTCGAGAAGCGCCGcacgctccccgtgtggcagCAGAAGGAAGAGTTTCTCCGCGCCCTCCGCGACAATCAGACCCTCATCCTCGTCGGAGAAACCGGAAGTGGCAAGACCACTCAG ATCCCCCAATTTGTGCTCGAGGCTGAAGGTTTGAGCAACCGCTCTATGGTTGCCTGCACCCAGCCTCGGAGGGTTGCTGCGATGTCGGTCTCTCGGCGCGTTGCAGAGGAGATGGATGTTACAATCGGGGAGGAAGTTGGTTACAGTATCCGATTTGAAGATTGCAGCAGTCACAAAACTGTTCTCAA ATATTTGACAGATGGTATGCTTCTGAGAGAAGCAATGGCAGACCCACTTTTAGAGAGGTACAAGGTGATTGTTCTTGATGAGGCCCATGAGCGCACGTTGGCAACCGATGTTCTGTTTGGGCTTCTGAAGGAAGTTCTGAAGAATAGGCCTGACTTGAAGCTTGTTGTTATGAGTGCAACGCTTGAGGCAGAGAAATTTCAGGGTTATTTCAGTAGTGCTCCGTTGATGAAGGTTCCTGGTAGACTTCATCCGGTTGAGATTTTCTATACGCAGGAACCAGAAAGGGACTATCTAGAAGCTGCTATCAGGACTGTTGTGCAGATACATATGTGTGAACCTGCTGGCGATATCCTTGTATTCCTTACAGGTGAAGAAGAGATTGAGGATGCCTGTCGGAAAATTAATAAGGAAGTTAATAACATGGGAGATCAGGTCGGCCCAGTTAAAGTCGTGCCATTGTACTCTACTCTACCCCCTGCAATGCAGCAGAAGATTTTTGAACCTGCTCCAGCTCCATTGAAAGAGGGGGGTCCTCCTGGAAGGAAAATTGTTGTGTCAACAAACATAGCAGAGACATCGCTGACCATCGATGGTATAGTGTATGTGATAGATCCAGGGTTTTCCAAACAGAAGGTTTACAATCCAAGGATAAGGGTGGAATCACTTCTGGTGTCTCCAATTTCAAAGGCAAGTGCACATCAGAGAGCTGGTCGTGCTGGAAGAACACAGCCAGGGAAGTGCTTCAGGTTATACACAGAGAAGAGTTTCAATGATGATTTACACCCGCAGACTTACCCAGAAATTCTTCGTTCAAACCTAGCAAATACGGTTCTTACTTTGAAGAAGCTTGGGATTGATGATTTAGTGCATTTTGACTTCATGGATCCTCCTGCACCGGAAACTCTCATGAGAGCCTTGGAGGTTCTGAACTACTTGGGGGCACTCGATGATGAAGGCAACCTGACATCTTTAGGTGAAATGATGAGTGAGTTCCCCTTAGATCCACAAATGTCAAAGATGCTTGTCATCAGTCCAAGATACAACTGTTCAAATGAGATTCTCTCGATATCTGCCATGCTGTCAG TACCCAATTGCTTTCTGCGGCCTAGGGAGGCACAAAAGGCTGCTGATGAGGCGAAGGCTCGGTTTGGGCACATTGATGGGGATCATCTGACACTTCTGAACGTGTACCATGCATACAAGCAAAACA ATGAGGATCCTACATGGTGTTATGAGAATTTTGTCAACGCCCGAGCGATGAAGAATGCCGATAATGTTAGACAACAGCTTGTTCGCATCATGACCAGATTCAACCTCAGGATGTGCAGTACAGACTTCAATAGTCGTGAGTACTACGTCAATATCAGGAAAGCTATGCTTTCAGGGTACTTTATGCAGGTTGCTCACCTGGAGCGAACTGGGCATTACTTGACTGTTAAAGATAATCAG GTTGTCCATCTTCACCCCTCAAATTGTATGGACCATAAGCCAGAGTGGGTCATCTACAATGAGTATGTTTTGACCACCAGGAATTTCATCCGCACAGTGACTGATATCCGTGGAGAATG GCTGATCGATATAGCTCCACAGTATTATGATCTGACCAATTTCCCAACATGTGAGGCGAAACGTGTCCTTGAGAGGCTGCATAACAAGCGGGAGAGGGAAAGAGCTGCTAGTAGAAACTGA
- the LOC100824836 gene encoding probable pre-mRNA-splicing factor ATP-dependent RNA helicase DEAH2 isoform X4 gives MGTERKRKVSLFDVVDETSVSAKLGRAGVNGAAAAANPSINKWNGRPYSARYLEILEKRRTLPVWQQKEEFLRALRDNQTLILVGETGSGKTTQIPQFVLEAEGLSNRSMVACTQPRRVAAMSVSRRVAEEMDVTIGEEVGYSIRFEDCSSHKTVLKYLTDGMLLREAMADPLLERYKVIVLDEAHERTLATDVLFGLLKEVLKNRPDLKLVVMSATLEAEKFQGYFSSAPLMKVPGRLHPVEIFYTQEPERDYLEAAIRTVVQIHMCEPAGDILVFLTGEEEIEDACRKINKEVNNMGDQVGPVKVVPLYSTLPPAMQQKIFEPAPAPLKEGGPPGRKIVVSTNIAETSLTIDGIVYVIDPGFSKQKVYNPRIRVESLLVSPISKASAHQRAGRAGRTQPGKCFRLYTEKSFNDDLHPQTYPEILRSNLANTVLTLKKLGIDDLVHFDFMDPPAPETLMRALEVLNYLGALDDEGNLTSLGEMMSEFPLDPQMSKMLVISPRYNCSNEILSISAMLSG, from the exons atggggaCGGAGCGGAAGCGCAAGGTGAGCCTCTTCGACGTGGTCGACGAGACATCCGTATCCGCCAAGCtcggccgcgccggcgtcaacggcgccgccgccgcggctaaCCCGTCCATCAACAAGTGGAACGGGCGGCCCTACTCGGCGCGGTACCTAGAGATCCTCGAGAAGCGCCGcacgctccccgtgtggcagCAGAAGGAAGAGTTTCTCCGCGCCCTCCGCGACAATCAGACCCTCATCCTCGTCGGAGAAACCGGAAGTGGCAAGACCACTCAG ATCCCCCAATTTGTGCTCGAGGCTGAAGGTTTGAGCAACCGCTCTATGGTTGCCTGCACCCAGCCTCGGAGGGTTGCTGCGATGTCGGTCTCTCGGCGCGTTGCAGAGGAGATGGATGTTACAATCGGGGAGGAAGTTGGTTACAGTATCCGATTTGAAGATTGCAGCAGTCACAAAACTGTTCTCAA ATATTTGACAGATGGTATGCTTCTGAGAGAAGCAATGGCAGACCCACTTTTAGAGAGGTACAAGGTGATTGTTCTTGATGAGGCCCATGAGCGCACGTTGGCAACCGATGTTCTGTTTGGGCTTCTGAAGGAAGTTCTGAAGAATAGGCCTGACTTGAAGCTTGTTGTTATGAGTGCAACGCTTGAGGCAGAGAAATTTCAGGGTTATTTCAGTAGTGCTCCGTTGATGAAGGTTCCTGGTAGACTTCATCCGGTTGAGATTTTCTATACGCAGGAACCAGAAAGGGACTATCTAGAAGCTGCTATCAGGACTGTTGTGCAGATACATATGTGTGAACCTGCTGGCGATATCCTTGTATTCCTTACAGGTGAAGAAGAGATTGAGGATGCCTGTCGGAAAATTAATAAGGAAGTTAATAACATGGGAGATCAGGTCGGCCCAGTTAAAGTCGTGCCATTGTACTCTACTCTACCCCCTGCAATGCAGCAGAAGATTTTTGAACCTGCTCCAGCTCCATTGAAAGAGGGGGGTCCTCCTGGAAGGAAAATTGTTGTGTCAACAAACATAGCAGAGACATCGCTGACCATCGATGGTATAGTGTATGTGATAGATCCAGGGTTTTCCAAACAGAAGGTTTACAATCCAAGGATAAGGGTGGAATCACTTCTGGTGTCTCCAATTTCAAAGGCAAGTGCACATCAGAGAGCTGGTCGTGCTGGAAGAACACAGCCAGGGAAGTGCTTCAGGTTATACACAGAGAAGAGTTTCAATGATGATTTACACCCGCAGACTTACCCAGAAATTCTTCGTTCAAACCTAGCAAATACGGTTCTTACTTTGAAGAAGCTTGGGATTGATGATTTAGTGCATTTTGACTTCATGGATCCTCCTGCACCGGAAACTCTCATGAGAGCCTTGGAGGTTCTGAACTACTTGGGGGCACTCGATGATGAAGGCAACCTGACATCTTTAGGTGAAATGATGAGTGAGTTCCCCTTAGATCCACAAATGTCAAAGATGCTTGTCATCAGTCCAAGATACAACTGTTCAAATGAGATTCTCTCGATATCTGCCATGCTGTCAG GCTGA
- the LOC100824836 gene encoding probable pre-mRNA-splicing factor ATP-dependent RNA helicase DEAH3 isoform X2 produces the protein MLLREAMADPLLERYKVIVLDEAHERTLATDVLFGLLKEVLKNRPDLKLVVMSATLEAEKFQGYFSSAPLMKVPGRLHPVEIFYTQEPERDYLEAAIRTVVQIHMCEPAGDILVFLTGEEEIEDACRKINKEVNNMGDQVGPVKVVPLYSTLPPAMQQKIFEPAPAPLKEGGPPGRKIVVSTNIAETSLTIDGIVYVIDPGFSKQKVYNPRIRVESLLVSPISKASAHQRAGRAGRTQPGKCFRLYTEKSFNDDLHPQTYPEILRSNLANTVLTLKKLGIDDLVHFDFMDPPAPETLMRALEVLNYLGALDDEGNLTSLGEMMSEFPLDPQMSKMLVISPRYNCSNEILSISAMLSVPNCFLRPREAQKAADEAKARFGHIDGDHLTLLNVYHAYKQNNEDPTWCYENFVNARAMKNADNVRQQLVRIMTRFNLRMCSTDFNSREYYVNIRKAMLSGYFMQVAHLERTGHYLTVKDNQVVHLHPSNCMDHKPEWVIYNEYVLTTRNFIRTVTDIRGEWLIDIAPQYYDLTNFPTCEAKRVLERLHNKRERERAASRN, from the exons ATGCTTCTGAGAGAAGCAATGGCAGACCCACTTTTAGAGAGGTACAAGGTGATTGTTCTTGATGAGGCCCATGAGCGCACGTTGGCAACCGATGTTCTGTTTGGGCTTCTGAAGGAAGTTCTGAAGAATAGGCCTGACTTGAAGCTTGTTGTTATGAGTGCAACGCTTGAGGCAGAGAAATTTCAGGGTTATTTCAGTAGTGCTCCGTTGATGAAGGTTCCTGGTAGACTTCATCCGGTTGAGATTTTCTATACGCAGGAACCAGAAAGGGACTATCTAGAAGCTGCTATCAGGACTGTTGTGCAGATACATATGTGTGAACCTGCTGGCGATATCCTTGTATTCCTTACAGGTGAAGAAGAGATTGAGGATGCCTGTCGGAAAATTAATAAGGAAGTTAATAACATGGGAGATCAGGTCGGCCCAGTTAAAGTCGTGCCATTGTACTCTACTCTACCCCCTGCAATGCAGCAGAAGATTTTTGAACCTGCTCCAGCTCCATTGAAAGAGGGGGGTCCTCCTGGAAGGAAAATTGTTGTGTCAACAAACATAGCAGAGACATCGCTGACCATCGATGGTATAGTGTATGTGATAGATCCAGGGTTTTCCAAACAGAAGGTTTACAATCCAAGGATAAGGGTGGAATCACTTCTGGTGTCTCCAATTTCAAAGGCAAGTGCACATCAGAGAGCTGGTCGTGCTGGAAGAACACAGCCAGGGAAGTGCTTCAGGTTATACACAGAGAAGAGTTTCAATGATGATTTACACCCGCAGACTTACCCAGAAATTCTTCGTTCAAACCTAGCAAATACGGTTCTTACTTTGAAGAAGCTTGGGATTGATGATTTAGTGCATTTTGACTTCATGGATCCTCCTGCACCGGAAACTCTCATGAGAGCCTTGGAGGTTCTGAACTACTTGGGGGCACTCGATGATGAAGGCAACCTGACATCTTTAGGTGAAATGATGAGTGAGTTCCCCTTAGATCCACAAATGTCAAAGATGCTTGTCATCAGTCCAAGATACAACTGTTCAAATGAGATTCTCTCGATATCTGCCATGCTGTCAG TACCCAATTGCTTTCTGCGGCCTAGGGAGGCACAAAAGGCTGCTGATGAGGCGAAGGCTCGGTTTGGGCACATTGATGGGGATCATCTGACACTTCTGAACGTGTACCATGCATACAAGCAAAACA ATGAGGATCCTACATGGTGTTATGAGAATTTTGTCAACGCCCGAGCGATGAAGAATGCCGATAATGTTAGACAACAGCTTGTTCGCATCATGACCAGATTCAACCTCAGGATGTGCAGTACAGACTTCAATAGTCGTGAGTACTACGTCAATATCAGGAAAGCTATGCTTTCAGGGTACTTTATGCAGGTTGCTCACCTGGAGCGAACTGGGCATTACTTGACTGTTAAAGATAATCAG GTTGTCCATCTTCACCCCTCAAATTGTATGGACCATAAGCCAGAGTGGGTCATCTACAATGAGTATGTTTTGACCACCAGGAATTTCATCCGCACAGTGACTGATATCCGTGGAGAATG GCTGATCGATATAGCTCCACAGTATTATGATCTGACCAATTTCCCAACATGTGAGGCGAAACGTGTCCTTGAGAGGCTGCATAACAAGCGGGAGAGGGAAAGAGCTGCTAGTAGAAACTGA